The following coding sequences are from one Mycolicibacterium aichiense window:
- a CDS encoding alpha/beta fold hydrolase: MVTPVKRAYERIPYLIAYQNTSAVRDVYGGVAELVVLESYLLKPTTPSDTVLVFMHPIGGGAYLPMINALARAGHHVIYCNSRFRGTDSGLLMEKVVEDLGECIKDAKNRLGYSKVVLAGWSGGGSLSVFYQQQAQHPTITASPSGDGPDLTKLGLLPADGIMLLAAHISRHGTMTEWMDASILDESDPTKRDPELDLYNPDNPNQPPYTPEFLERYHQAQIARNRRITKWVKEKLAALKADGRPDDEFCFVVHGTMADPRWLDPTVDPNERAPGTCYLGDPQVVNMSPVGLARFCTLRSWLSQWSYDDANGDAVKAGPDIAVPTLVIGNLADDACTPSHTRRLFEAIGHPDKEMHEIPGANHYYSGPDQKETLRQAVGIVTDWLVRHDFAKAD; this comes from the coding sequence ATGGTCACGCCGGTCAAGCGCGCCTACGAGCGCATCCCGTATCTGATTGCCTACCAGAACACTTCAGCTGTCCGGGACGTCTACGGCGGGGTTGCGGAGCTGGTCGTGCTGGAGAGCTACCTGCTCAAGCCGACCACCCCGTCGGATACCGTGCTGGTCTTCATGCACCCGATCGGCGGCGGCGCCTACCTGCCGATGATCAACGCGCTGGCGCGGGCCGGCCATCACGTCATCTACTGCAACAGCCGTTTCCGGGGCACCGACTCGGGGCTGCTGATGGAGAAGGTGGTCGAGGATCTCGGCGAATGCATCAAGGATGCCAAGAATCGGCTGGGCTACTCCAAAGTGGTCCTGGCCGGGTGGAGCGGCGGCGGCTCGCTCTCGGTGTTCTATCAGCAGCAGGCACAACACCCGACGATCACCGCCAGCCCGTCCGGTGACGGTCCGGATCTGACCAAGCTGGGTCTGCTGCCCGCCGACGGAATCATGCTGCTGGCCGCGCACATCAGCAGGCACGGCACGATGACCGAGTGGATGGACGCCTCCATTCTCGACGAGAGCGACCCCACCAAGCGGGATCCCGAACTCGACCTGTACAACCCGGACAACCCCAACCAGCCGCCGTACACCCCAGAATTCCTGGAGCGCTACCACCAGGCGCAGATCGCCCGCAACCGGCGAATCACCAAGTGGGTCAAGGAAAAACTGGCCGCGCTCAAGGCGGACGGACGGCCGGACGACGAATTCTGCTTCGTCGTGCACGGCACGATGGCCGACCCGCGCTGGCTCGACCCGACCGTCGACCCCAACGAGCGCGCACCCGGCACCTGCTATCTGGGCGACCCGCAGGTGGTCAACATGAGCCCCGTCGGACTGGCACGGTTCTGCACCCTGCGCAGCTGGCTGTCACAGTGGAGCTATGACGACGCCAACGGTGACGCCGTGAAAGCCGGCCCGGACATCGCGGTGCCCACACTGGTCATCGGCAATCTCGCCGACGACGCCTGCACGCCCAGCCACACCCGCCGGCTGTTCGAGGCGATCGGACATCCCGACAAGGAGATGCACGAGATCCCCGGCGCCAACCATTACTACTCCGGGCCGGACCAGAAGGAGACGCTGCGTCAGGCCGTCGGGATCGTCACGGACTGGCTGGTTCGGCACGACTTCGCGAAGGCGGACTAG
- a CDS encoding homogentisate 1,2-dioxygenase, with protein MESFTHLRKGTTPRRIHADLDGLKDDELGRGGFTGRTANIYRRNDPTTFRASGPLRPLDLLSSELKPSDATDPAGAPLLLFSNDDCRISLSRREAAMPFYVRYVDGDLLSFVHEGSGRLETEFGPLDYRTGDWIYIPKACTWRQIPFSDSTWLMIEATDEFRVPPAGPLGRHWPFDPSQAVVPDPAPIDDGDGPHTDGEYEVRLYHRPIDGVQTTTLRYPHNPIDVEGWRGDNYAFTFNIDDYNVITSDSVHLPPMVHLFMEATGVYVCNFLPKPAESVPGTERTPWYHRNVDFDEIAFFHGGSLYGIPMPPGLISHAPQGVHHGAPEKARERARRKFDDFTRVDWKVIAIDTRRRLVPSPEVLANDLGQH; from the coding sequence ATGGAATCGTTCACTCACCTGCGTAAAGGCACCACTCCGCGGCGGATCCACGCCGATCTCGACGGCCTCAAAGACGACGAACTGGGCCGGGGTGGATTCACCGGCCGCACCGCCAACATCTACCGCCGTAACGATCCCACGACATTTCGTGCCAGCGGCCCGCTGCGTCCGCTCGATCTGCTGTCCAGTGAGCTCAAACCGAGCGACGCGACCGACCCCGCGGGTGCTCCCCTGCTGCTCTTCTCCAATGACGACTGCCGCATCTCACTGAGCCGGCGTGAGGCAGCCATGCCGTTCTATGTCCGCTACGTCGACGGCGACCTGCTGTCCTTCGTCCATGAGGGCAGCGGTCGACTGGAGACCGAGTTCGGCCCGTTGGACTACCGCACCGGTGACTGGATCTACATCCCGAAGGCGTGCACGTGGCGGCAGATACCGTTCTCCGACAGCACCTGGCTGATGATCGAGGCCACCGACGAGTTCCGGGTGCCGCCGGCAGGCCCGCTGGGGCGGCACTGGCCCTTCGACCCGTCCCAGGCCGTCGTGCCGGACCCGGCGCCCATCGACGACGGCGACGGTCCCCACACCGACGGCGAGTACGAGGTGCGGCTGTATCACCGCCCGATCGACGGCGTGCAGACCACCACGCTGCGCTATCCGCACAACCCGATCGACGTCGAAGGCTGGCGCGGCGACAACTACGCCTTCACCTTCAACATCGACGACTACAACGTGATCACCTCCGACAGCGTGCACCTGCCGCCGATGGTCCACCTGTTCATGGAGGCGACGGGTGTCTACGTGTGCAACTTCCTGCCGAAGCCGGCCGAATCCGTGCCCGGCACCGAACGCACGCCCTGGTATCACCGCAACGTCGACTTCGACGAGATCGCCTTCTTCCACGGCGGCTCGCTCTACGGCATCCCGATGCCGCCCGGACTGATCAGCCACGCCCCGCAGGGCGTGCACCACGGCGCACCGGAGAAGGCCCGCGAACGAGCCCGGCGGAAGTTCGACGATTTCACCCGCGTGGACTGGAAGGTCATCGCGATCGACACCCGGAGGCGACTGGTGCCCTCACCCGAAGTTCTGGCCAACGATCTGGGGCAACACTGA
- a CDS encoding esterase family protein — translation MKSLFDKVRGWPRRLAVAAVAAAALPGLIGLVGESATASAFSRPGLPVEYLMVPSPSMGHDIKIQFQSGGPNSPAVYLLDGLRAQDDFNGWDINTQAFEWYYQSGLSIVMPVGGQSSFYADWYSPACSKTGCQTYKWETFLTQELPQWLQANRDVKPTGSAAIGLSMAGSASLILSVYHPEQFIYAGSMSGFLNPSEGSWPFLINISMGDAGGFKANDMWGPTQDPNSGWKRNDPMVQIPKIVANGTRIWIYCGNGQPNELGGGDLPATFLEGLTIRTNITFRDNYLAAGGKNGVFNFPDNGTHNWAYWGRELQAMKPDLISHLGATPQS, via the coding sequence GTGAAGTCCTTGTTTGACAAGGTGCGCGGCTGGCCGCGTCGATTGGCAGTCGCTGCTGTCGCGGCGGCGGCTCTTCCGGGCCTGATCGGCCTGGTCGGAGAATCGGCAACGGCGAGCGCGTTCTCCCGTCCGGGGCTCCCGGTGGAGTACTTGATGGTCCCGTCGCCCTCCATGGGCCACGACATCAAGATTCAGTTCCAGAGCGGTGGCCCCAACTCGCCGGCCGTTTACCTGCTCGACGGTCTGCGTGCGCAGGACGACTTCAACGGCTGGGACATCAACACTCAGGCGTTCGAGTGGTACTACCAGTCCGGTCTGTCGATCGTCATGCCGGTCGGCGGCCAGTCCAGCTTCTACGCCGACTGGTACTCGCCGGCCTGCAGCAAGACCGGTTGCCAGACCTACAAGTGGGAGACCTTCCTGACCCAGGAGCTGCCGCAGTGGCTCCAGGCCAATCGGGACGTCAAGCCCACCGGTAGCGCCGCCATCGGTCTGTCGATGGCCGGTTCGGCCTCGCTGATCCTGTCGGTGTATCACCCGGAGCAGTTCATCTACGCGGGCTCGATGTCGGGCTTCCTGAACCCGTCTGAGGGTTCGTGGCCGTTCCTGATCAACATCTCGATGGGCGATGCCGGCGGCTTCAAGGCCAACGACATGTGGGGTCCGACGCAGGATCCGAACAGCGGCTGGAAGCGCAACGACCCGATGGTCCAGATCCCCAAGATCGTCGCCAACGGCACCCGGATCTGGATCTACTGCGGTAACGGCCAGCCCAACGAGCTGGGCGGCGGCGATCTGCCCGCCACCTTCCTCGAGGGTCTGACGATTCGCACCAACATCACCTTCCGCGACAACTACCTCGCCGCGGGCGGCAAGAACGGTGTGTTCAACTTCCCGGACAACGGCACCCACAACTGGGCCTACTGGGGTCGCGAGCTTCAGGCGATGAAGCCCGACCTGATCAGCCACCTGGGAGCTACTCCGCAGTCCTGA
- a CDS encoding oxidoreductase — MDSFQALLARQDGDQITASIETLDASELPPGDVTIRVAYSSVNYKDALALTPRGGVVRDYPIVPGIDLTGEVVESGSADFAVGDQVLAHGYAIGTGHHGGYAEYVRLPADQVVALGSLTPREGAAIGTAGFTAALSVEALIAHGITPQDGPIVVTGATGGVGSVSVDLLAAAGFQVVASTGKAEAADHLRALGAAEVIARLPEDPDAKPRPLGKARWAGAVDCVGGATLADVISTLEYGGAVAASGLTGGPGLNTTVLPFILRGVSLLGIDSVLLPIGPRRALWERLGGERKPRHLDDVTHEVDVKDVVEVIDQVRAGKYSGRAVVRVAGGF; from the coding sequence ATGGATTCTTTTCAGGCACTGCTGGCCCGTCAGGACGGCGATCAGATCACCGCATCGATCGAGACACTCGACGCCTCCGAACTCCCACCCGGCGACGTGACGATCCGGGTCGCCTATTCCAGCGTCAACTACAAAGACGCGCTCGCGCTGACCCCGCGCGGCGGAGTCGTCCGGGACTACCCGATCGTGCCCGGCATCGACCTCACCGGTGAGGTCGTGGAGTCCGGCTCCGCCGACTTCGCCGTCGGCGATCAGGTCCTGGCACACGGCTACGCGATCGGCACCGGCCACCACGGCGGCTACGCCGAGTACGTGCGGCTGCCCGCCGATCAGGTGGTCGCGCTGGGCTCGCTCACACCACGGGAGGGCGCTGCGATCGGAACCGCAGGCTTCACCGCCGCGCTGAGCGTCGAGGCCCTGATCGCCCATGGCATCACCCCCCAGGACGGCCCGATCGTCGTCACCGGCGCCACCGGGGGTGTCGGATCGGTCAGTGTGGATCTCCTCGCGGCCGCCGGATTTCAGGTGGTGGCCTCCACCGGTAAGGCCGAGGCGGCCGACCATCTCAGGGCCCTCGGCGCGGCGGAGGTCATCGCACGCCTGCCCGAGGACCCCGACGCCAAGCCGCGCCCACTGGGCAAGGCTCGCTGGGCGGGTGCCGTCGACTGCGTCGGCGGGGCCACCCTGGCCGATGTGATCAGCACTCTGGAATACGGCGGCGCCGTGGCGGCCAGCGGGCTGACCGGTGGCCCGGGGCTCAATACGACGGTGTTGCCGTTCATCCTGCGCGGGGTGTCACTGCTGGGCATCGACTCGGTGCTGCTGCCCATCGGTCCACGTCGCGCGCTGTGGGAGCGCCTGGGCGGTGAGCGCAAGCCGCGTCACCTCGACGACGTCACGCACGAGGTCGACGTCAAGGACGTCGTCGAGGTGATCGACCAGGTGCGCGCCGGCAAGTACTCGGGTCGTGCGGTCGTGCGGGTCGCCGGCGGCTTCTGA
- a CDS encoding TetR family transcriptional regulator, translating to MDKAEKTTGTAVDSRDRIIDIVVDILETEGYDAVQLREVARRSRTSLTTIYKRYPTRDHLILAALESWMDEHRYAGLSQQHHDPAESVYDGMMRVLGTIFEPWERHPEMLKAYYRSRTATGRELLLHRGLDNVVPAAMEVLDGVDEDFVADLDTVLATVIFGLSGRFAAGEIAITDILPTIERTVRWFTTGYEASRR from the coding sequence GTGGACAAGGCAGAGAAGACGACCGGGACCGCTGTCGACAGTCGCGACCGGATCATCGACATCGTCGTCGACATCCTGGAGACCGAGGGATACGACGCGGTGCAGCTGCGCGAGGTCGCTCGGCGGTCCCGCACGTCGCTCACCACGATCTACAAGCGCTATCCCACCCGCGACCACCTGATCCTTGCCGCGCTCGAGTCGTGGATGGATGAGCACCGCTACGCGGGCCTGAGCCAGCAGCACCACGATCCCGCCGAGTCCGTCTACGACGGGATGATGCGCGTGCTCGGCACGATCTTCGAGCCATGGGAGCGGCACCCCGAGATGCTGAAGGCCTACTACCGTTCGCGCACGGCCACCGGGCGCGAACTTCTGCTGCACCGCGGGCTCGACAACGTCGTCCCCGCGGCGATGGAGGTACTCGATGGCGTCGACGAGGATTTCGTCGCCGATCTCGACACCGTCTTGGCCACTGTGATTTTCGGCCTGTCCGGACGCTTTGCCGCCGGTGAGATCGCCATCACCGACATCCTGCCCACCATCGAACGAACAGTCCGGTGGTTCACCACCGGCTACGAGGCGAGCCGTCGGTAG
- a CDS encoding mycofactocin-coupled SDR family oxidoreductase: protein MGSLDGKVAFITGVARGQGRSHAIRLAEQGARIIGIDICADIPSNGYPMADRAELDETVELVEAKGGKMIAAVADVRDFHAVKAALDAGVEQFGRLDIVCANAGIATMSFRELTIDEELEQWTDVLNVNLVGAFHTAKAAIPHLLAGQRGGSIVFTSSTAGLRGFGGVQGGGLGYAASKHGLVGLMRTLSNALAPQSIRVNTVHPTAVRTMMAVNPAMTAFLENYPDGGPHLQNPMPVDLLEPEDISAAIAYLVSDEAKYVTGVTFPVDAGFTNKL, encoded by the coding sequence GTGGGATCTCTCGATGGCAAGGTCGCGTTCATCACTGGTGTTGCTCGTGGCCAGGGCCGCAGTCATGCCATCCGCCTGGCCGAGCAGGGGGCCCGGATCATCGGCATCGACATCTGTGCCGACATCCCCTCCAACGGCTACCCGATGGCCGACCGCGCCGAGCTCGACGAAACCGTCGAACTCGTGGAAGCCAAGGGGGGCAAGATGATTGCCGCGGTCGCCGACGTCCGCGACTTTCACGCGGTCAAAGCCGCGCTGGATGCCGGTGTCGAGCAGTTCGGCCGCCTCGACATCGTGTGCGCCAACGCCGGCATTGCCACCATGTCTTTCCGTGAGTTGACGATCGACGAAGAGCTCGAGCAGTGGACCGATGTGCTCAACGTGAACCTGGTAGGTGCGTTTCACACCGCCAAGGCCGCGATTCCGCACCTGCTCGCCGGGCAACGGGGCGGGTCGATCGTGTTCACCAGCTCGACGGCCGGACTGCGGGGATTCGGTGGAGTGCAAGGTGGCGGACTGGGATACGCGGCCTCCAAACACGGACTCGTCGGATTGATGCGCACATTGTCCAATGCGCTTGCACCGCAGAGCATTCGGGTCAATACCGTGCATCCCACCGCGGTACGAACCATGATGGCAGTCAATCCTGCGATGACCGCCTTTCTGGAGAACTACCCCGACGGCGGACCGCACCTGCAGAACCCCATGCCGGTGGACCTCCTCGAACCGGAGGACATCAGCGCGGCGATCGCCTACCTGGTCAGCGATGAGGCCAAATACGTCACCGGGGTGACCTTCCCCGTCGACGCCGGATTCACCAACAAACTCTAG
- a CDS encoding mycofactocin-coupled SDR family oxidoreductase has protein sequence MTQTGRVAGKRVLVTGAARGMGRSHAVRLAEEGADLILVDICESLPELEYPLSTPEELDETVQLVEKFGRRAERYVVDIRDAAALAEAVNCGVEQLGGLDAAVSNAGVLTAGTWDTTTPEQWRTVVDVNLIGTWNTCAAALPHLVDHGGSLVNISSAAGIKGSPLHLPYTAAKHGVVGLSRALANELAAVSVRVNTVHPTGVETGMQPASLHGLLREGRPDLAPIFQNALPIVMAEAIDISNAVLYLVSDESRYVTGTELKVDAGVTIR, from the coding sequence GTGACACAGACTGGACGGGTCGCCGGTAAACGGGTCCTGGTCACCGGGGCCGCCCGCGGGATGGGCCGCAGCCATGCTGTGCGGCTGGCCGAAGAGGGTGCCGACCTGATCCTCGTGGACATCTGTGAGTCGTTGCCGGAGTTGGAATATCCGCTATCGACCCCGGAAGAGCTGGATGAGACTGTCCAGTTGGTCGAGAAATTCGGCCGACGCGCGGAGAGGTACGTCGTCGACATCCGGGATGCGGCGGCGCTGGCCGAGGCGGTCAACTGCGGTGTCGAGCAGCTCGGCGGGCTGGACGCGGCCGTGTCCAACGCGGGTGTGCTCACGGCGGGGACCTGGGACACCACCACGCCGGAACAATGGCGAACGGTCGTGGACGTCAACCTCATCGGAACATGGAATACCTGCGCCGCGGCGCTGCCGCACCTGGTCGATCACGGTGGGAGCCTGGTCAATATCAGCTCGGCGGCCGGGATCAAGGGCTCGCCGCTGCACCTTCCCTACACAGCAGCCAAACATGGTGTCGTCGGGCTGAGCCGAGCGCTGGCCAACGAGCTTGCCGCGGTTAGTGTTCGAGTCAATACGGTGCACCCGACCGGTGTGGAGACCGGCATGCAACCCGCGTCTCTGCATGGTCTGCTTCGAGAGGGTCGGCCCGACCTTGCTCCGATCTTCCAGAATGCCCTGCCCATCGTCATGGCCGAAGCGATCGACATCAGCAATGCGGTGCTCTATCTGGTCTCGGACGAATCCCGCTATGTGACCGGCACCGAGCTCAAAGTCGACGCCGGGGTGACGATCCGATGA
- a CDS encoding carboxymuconolactone decarboxylase family protein, translated as MINGDRRERGRRAFADVMTFAAPQDDSPAATGLIDFVYGEVWSRPALSRRDRRFVTLACVAAADAEAPLREHVYAALNSGDVSITEMREAVLHFAVYAGWPKASWFNMVVDEQWERIHRDRGQAPPPPDPLLPLITPSDPEIRLVVGEQSFKEINCIPFAPTRDNPFSGAGILNFVFGEMWLRPGLGMKERRLITVACVAFQDAVVPIISHVYAALKSRDLSFAEMDELALHFAAYYGWPKASHLNQAIGDQQKRVLDEWRSEASSS; from the coding sequence ATGATCAACGGTGACCGGCGTGAGCGTGGCCGACGGGCATTCGCCGACGTGATGACCTTCGCTGCACCGCAGGACGACTCGCCTGCCGCGACCGGGCTGATCGACTTCGTCTACGGCGAGGTGTGGTCGCGTCCGGCATTGAGCCGGCGTGACCGGCGGTTCGTCACGTTGGCGTGTGTGGCGGCTGCCGACGCCGAGGCGCCGTTGCGTGAGCACGTATACGCGGCGCTCAACAGCGGCGATGTATCGATCACCGAAATGCGGGAAGCGGTGCTGCATTTCGCCGTGTACGCCGGCTGGCCGAAAGCATCGTGGTTCAACATGGTGGTCGACGAGCAATGGGAGCGGATCCATCGAGACCGCGGCCAGGCCCCGCCGCCACCGGACCCACTGCTGCCGTTGATCACTCCGAGCGATCCCGAGATCCGGTTGGTGGTCGGAGAGCAGTCCTTCAAGGAGATCAACTGCATTCCGTTCGCACCTACTCGCGACAACCCGTTCTCCGGTGCAGGAATCCTGAACTTCGTTTTCGGTGAGATGTGGCTGCGCCCCGGTCTCGGCATGAAGGAACGCCGACTGATCACGGTGGCGTGCGTGGCGTTCCAGGACGCGGTGGTACCGATCATCAGCCACGTGTACGCCGCGCTGAAGAGCCGCGATCTCTCGTTCGCCGAGATGGACGAACTGGCCCTGCACTTCGCGGCGTACTACGGCTGGCCCAAGGCGTCCCACCTCAACCAGGCCATCGGTGACCAACAGAAACGTGTGCTCGACGAGTGGCGCAGCGAAGCCAGTTCGTCGTGA
- a CDS encoding aldehyde dehydrogenase family protein — translation MITPAGLLIGGERVAHTSAGTHQHIYPATGRPNVVVSLAGREEIDRAVAAGRQAQRAWMSLTVDRRRDLLIDLADLVHEHLDELAELNVHDYAVPISYAGTALLLERFLRHYAGYVDKPHGAIAPVNGSFDVNLIEREPYGVVAVIAPWNGALAVAASCVAPALAAGNAVVFKPSELAPLAALRFGELCLLAGLPPGLVNVVPAAAEGGDALARHPGVGKVHFTGGGATARKVIAAAATNLTPVVAELGGKSANIVFPDADLQSAAALAAHQGPLMQSGQSCACASRILVHDAVYEDFVDAFLARIAEATIGDPLDRAVTFGPVIGQAALDRILTAIGDAVGRGSGQLLTGGRRIGGELAAGYYLEPTVFGDVDNASELAQTETFGPVVSVIRFRDDDEAVSIANDSVYGLNAFMHTRDLVRAHSVARRLESGSVWVNTFSDMSPQGPYGGYKQSGFGRTGGVEGLHEFLQVKNIRIGMR, via the coding sequence GTGATCACACCGGCGGGGTTGTTGATCGGCGGCGAACGCGTCGCCCACACCTCGGCGGGCACCCATCAACACATCTATCCGGCCACCGGACGGCCCAATGTCGTTGTCTCACTGGCCGGGCGGGAGGAGATCGACCGGGCGGTCGCCGCGGGTCGACAGGCGCAGCGTGCCTGGATGTCGTTGACGGTGGACCGGCGCCGCGACCTATTGATCGACCTGGCCGACCTGGTGCACGAGCATCTGGACGAGCTGGCCGAGCTCAATGTCCACGACTACGCGGTGCCGATCTCGTATGCCGGAACGGCGCTCCTCCTCGAGCGGTTCTTACGCCACTATGCCGGCTACGTCGACAAGCCGCACGGCGCCATCGCGCCGGTCAACGGGTCGTTTGACGTCAACCTGATCGAGCGAGAGCCGTACGGCGTCGTGGCGGTCATCGCACCGTGGAACGGAGCGCTGGCCGTCGCTGCCTCCTGCGTCGCACCGGCGCTGGCCGCGGGAAATGCGGTCGTGTTCAAACCCTCTGAGCTGGCGCCGCTGGCGGCCCTGCGTTTTGGCGAATTGTGTCTGCTGGCCGGGTTGCCGCCTGGTCTGGTCAATGTGGTCCCCGCCGCAGCCGAGGGCGGCGACGCGCTGGCCCGCCACCCCGGTGTCGGCAAGGTGCACTTCACCGGTGGTGGGGCGACGGCCCGTAAAGTGATCGCGGCGGCCGCGACGAACCTCACTCCGGTGGTCGCCGAGCTGGGCGGGAAGTCTGCCAATATCGTCTTCCCGGACGCCGACCTCCAAAGCGCCGCGGCGCTGGCGGCGCATCAGGGCCCGTTGATGCAGTCCGGGCAGAGTTGTGCCTGCGCCAGCCGGATTCTGGTGCATGACGCCGTCTACGAGGACTTCGTGGACGCCTTCCTCGCCCGCATCGCGGAGGCCACGATCGGTGATCCGCTGGACCGCGCCGTCACGTTCGGCCCGGTGATCGGACAGGCCGCCCTTGATCGGATCCTCACCGCGATCGGTGATGCGGTCGGCCGGGGGAGTGGGCAATTGCTCACCGGGGGCAGGCGCATCGGTGGTGAGCTCGCCGCAGGCTATTACCTCGAGCCGACTGTGTTCGGTGACGTCGACAACGCCTCGGAGCTGGCTCAGACCGAGACGTTCGGTCCAGTGGTGTCGGTCATCAGATTTCGCGACGACGACGAGGCGGTCTCGATCGCCAACGACAGTGTTTATGGCCTCAACGCATTCATGCACACCCGAGACCTTGTCCGCGCTCACAGCGTGGCCCGGCGACTGGAGTCGGGATCGGTGTGGGTCAACACCTTCAGCGACATGTCACCACAGGGGCCCTACGGCGGTTACAAGCAGAGCGGGTTCGGCCGCACCGGCGGCGTAGAGGGCTTGCACGAATTCCTTCAAGTGAAAAACATCCGGATCGGGATGCGCTGA
- a CDS encoding TetR/AcrR family transcriptional regulator, which yields MTTAARTGPSGKPAPRRAAVTPKVEDGGTRERLVAATAEIMHDEGYAAATSRRVAAKAGVKQALVYYYFPTMDDLFLAVLRSGAEAALEQLRKVLMEEDPLRALWRINSDPRQTVMSTELMALANHRKVIGAELRDFAERVRDIETAAVTMSLRSYGVDLEAYPPVVISMLVAQIARSVGNETAVGLTRGHDELENFMEVQFALLSRGPH from the coding sequence GTGACCACCGCGGCGCGAACGGGTCCGTCAGGTAAGCCGGCCCCCAGACGTGCCGCGGTGACGCCGAAGGTTGAGGACGGTGGGACCCGGGAGCGTCTTGTCGCGGCAACGGCCGAGATCATGCACGACGAGGGTTATGCCGCAGCCACGTCACGGCGGGTCGCCGCGAAGGCCGGCGTTAAGCAGGCGCTGGTCTATTACTACTTTCCGACGATGGACGACCTCTTCCTGGCCGTGCTGCGATCGGGCGCAGAGGCCGCGTTGGAGCAGCTACGCAAGGTGCTGATGGAGGAAGATCCGCTGCGCGCTCTGTGGCGGATCAACAGTGATCCCCGTCAAACCGTGATGAGTACTGAACTGATGGCACTTGCCAACCACCGCAAGGTGATTGGTGCCGAGCTGCGTGATTTCGCCGAACGGGTGCGCGACATCGAGACGGCGGCGGTGACTATGTCGTTGCGGTCCTACGGCGTCGACCTCGAAGCGTATCCGCCAGTGGTGATATCGATGTTGGTGGCGCAGATTGCGCGCAGCGTCGGCAACGAGACCGCCGTTGGCCTGACGCGAGGACACGACGAGTTGGAGAACTTCATGGAAGTTCAGTTCGCATTGTTGTCCCGAGGTCCTCACTGA